One window from the genome of Spirochaetota bacterium encodes:
- a CDS encoding ParB N-terminal domain-containing protein yields the protein MDFEIREIEIDKIKVRDRQRKYIGDITPLKKSMKELGLINPIIVSDDNVLIAGYRRLLSAKELGWKKIPARIVSSEKKHLFEDIEFDENYARKNLFQEEVDEIIKKQNSRKKGLFGKIFSWFRRRF from the coding sequence ATGGATTTTGAGATACGGGAGATAGAGATAGACAAAATAAAGGTTAGGGACAGGCAAAGGAAGTATATAGGAGATATAACACCTCTTAAGAAAAGTATGAAGGAATTAGGTCTTATAAACCCCATAATAGTTTCTGATGATAATGTTTTGATAGCAGGTTACAGAAGACTACTTTCTGCTAAAGAGTTAGGTTGGAAGAAAATACCTGCTAGGATAGTAAGTTCCGAGAAAAAACATCTTTTTGAAGATATAGAATTTGATGAGAACTACGCAAGGAAAAACTTGTTTCAGGAAGAAGTTGATGAAATTATCAAGAAACAAAACTCTCGTAAAAAGGGATTATTTGGAAAAATCTTCAGTTGGTTCAGGAGAAGGTTTTAA